From the genome of Pseudomonas sp. WJP1:
GTACTCGCGGGGAATGGCGATGCTGCCCAGACCACTTCGGGTGAATTGTTCGATTTCCGACCACGGCAGCTTGCGCTGCCGGTCGCGCCTGGCTGCTTGCAGGCGCGCGACTTGCGCCAGTTCAAAGGCGGCCTTGATGGCTTGGGCGTCGTTGCGCAGCACTTGCGCGGGCAACAACAATGGGGCGATGTCCAGGTCACTCTGGACGATTGCATCAGCCAGACTGGACATCAGTGCCACTCCTTGGCTACACGCAATGCCCTGGCGATCTGCACTGGGGTGATTGTGTTCCGGACCATACCTACCTCACATCTCATGAAAACGCCGCGGGGTGCGGCGAACGAAAACAAGAATGTCCGGTGGTCCGGTTCATATACCCTAAACGTGTATAAATATTTTTAGAACTAACTTTTAGGAATATGCATAGAAGGTCGATTGGCACAGCCAATCTTCAACGTCCGTGCTGGCGCCCAGCGCGAATTGTTGCCTACGCGATCGAGGATGCAGTAAGTCACCTCCAGTCGCAGGTCTTCGCCGGCTTCAAGAATGATCGCCGGTGGCACCCAGACCTGAACCGGCTGCCCCACATCACTTTCCTTGAGTGGGGGCAGGTCCATGCGGGCATCGCCCCAACGCAGGGTGATTTCGTCATCGGCGGCCATGTTCAGGTACGGCTCAATGGTCACCGGAACGCCGCGCTTGATCTGGTTGGGGTTCACCCCTTGGCGGCGAATCGTTCCGGGAATGATTACCGGGGCCAGGCTCTGGTTTTCGTCACCACTGAACTCAGACACCTGGCCACCGGGACAATCGAGTTTGGACTGCACGCGCCTGGCGGGCGATACGATCGGTGCTTGCCCTATCTGCATGATTCGATAGTGGACGCGTGAAGAGCCACTGGCGATAAAACTCTCGGGTACCCGAAGCTGGACGGGTTGGCCAATCTCATGGTCCATCAGGACCCTGGAGGCGACGTAGCAGTTGTCCCAGAACAGTTCGATCAGGTCGCCTTCGTCCATCGAGGGGTAGGGCGGCACCTCGATCAGCAAGTGCGTCGCCGAGGAGAGGTTGATTCCGGCCTTGTGCGATTGCGCCAGCGTCGGGGCGGCAAGTCCGGTTTTATTTGAGGTGCTTGTCATGGAAGTCTCCTTGATGTTTTGCAATGAAGTCCGTTTCGAAAAATAAAACGTGAGTTCGAACAGCAAAACCGTTCATTACTTTGATTTTAAATAATGATTGAGCGTGATGGGTGCCGCTGGAAGGAGACTAGATAAGAGTGAGTCGAAGTAAGTGTCAATAGAGAGAGTTGGTTAAGTTGGAAGTTAGGTGTTATTCAGAATAATCCTACGCATTGAAGTTAATAAACTGTCCCCGTGCGTCGAATCTACCTGCTCGGAGCGCCATTTTTTGAGGGTTTGGCGCAGTTTGGTAGCGACTGATGTTCAGTCGGTAAAACTGTTGCGCAATACATATATGTATCGAGGGTGCTGACAGAGTGTGCTTGTCATACACGTATATTTAATTATGTAAGAGTAGGTGGTTTTACGCGAAGTGTGTCACTTCCATCCATGGAAGTTGACAGGTGTTACAAGAGGTTTAGTTGTGTGCGTTGTTCAGGAACTTGCTGAGGAACTGTTTCGTGCGATCTTCCTTGGGGTTGGCAAATAATGCCTTTGCTTCGCCTTGTTCGACGATCACACCCTTGTCGAAAAACACCACGCGATTGGCCACGTCACGGGCGAAAGCCATTTCGTGGGTGACGATGACCATGGTGCGGTTCTCGTCGGCCAGGCCGCGGATGGTCGCCAGCACTTCACCCACCAGCTCCGGGTCGAGCGCCGAGGTGGGTTCGTCGAACAGAATCACTTCCGGTTCCATCGCCAGCGCCCGGGCAATCGCCACACGCTGTTGCTGCCCCCCCGAAAGGCGGCGCGGGTAAGCGTCCTCCTTGCCTGCCAGGCCAACCTTGGCCAA
Proteins encoded in this window:
- the tcyN gene encoding L-cystine ABC transporter ATP-binding protein TcyN — encoded protein: MIVVEKLTKQFKGQVVLNGIDLQVKEGEVVAIIGPSGSGKTTFLRCLNFLEEPTSGRIKVGDIEVDTSRPLNQQQSLVRRLRQHVGFVFQNFNLFPHRTALENVIEGPIIVKKIAHADAVALGKKLLAKVGLAGKEDAYPRRLSGGQQQRVAIARALAMEPEVILFDEPTSALDPELVGEVLATIRGLADENRTMVIVTHEMAFARDVANRVVFFDKGVIVEQGEAKALFANPKEDRTKQFLSKFLNNAHN